A window of Metabacillus sp. B2-18 contains these coding sequences:
- the topA gene encoding type I DNA topoisomerase, with translation MSDYLVIVESPAKAKTIERYLGKKYKVKASMGHVRDLPKSQIGVDVEHNFEPKYITIRGKGSVLKELKTAAKKAKKVYLAADPDREGEAIAWHLAHSLDVDVNSDCRVVFNEITKDAIKESFKHPRSINMDLVDAQQARRVLDRLVGYKISPILWKKVKKGLSAGRVQSVAVRLIIDRENEIKEFVPEEYWSIEGQFLKGQKEFDASFYGINGEKQDLKNESEVKAVLSNIKENKFKVEKVTKKERKRNPAVPFTTSTLQQEAARKLNFRAKKTMMIAQQLYEGIDLGKEGTVGLITYMRTDSTRISETAQTEATGYITEKYGEEFIGTQAKTAKKNSNAQDAHEAIRPTSALRDPASIKEFLSRDQLRLYKLIWERFVSSQMAPAVLDTMSVDLVNNGVMFRATGSKVKFPGFMKVYVEGNDDQIEEKDRLLPDLKEGDEVYSKDIEPAQHFTQPPPRYTEARLVKTLEELGIGRPSTYAPTLDTIQKRGYVSLDNKRFIPTELGEIVLELIREFFPEIINVEFTANMENSLDEVEDGHIQWIQIIDNFYKDFSPRLEKAENEMEKIEIKDEPAGVDCEECGHHMVYKMGRYGKFMACSNFPDCRNTKPIVKDIGVKCPSCDEGTIVERKSKKRRIFYGCDQYPECEFLSWDKPIARSCPKCNHMLVEKKLKKGVQVQCMECDYKEEQQK, from the coding sequence TTGAACCAAAATACATTACTATAAGAGGAAAAGGTTCAGTACTTAAAGAATTAAAAACAGCTGCTAAAAAAGCAAAAAAAGTATACTTAGCGGCTGACCCGGATCGCGAAGGGGAAGCGATTGCATGGCATTTAGCACATAGTCTTGACGTTGATGTAAACTCTGATTGCCGTGTAGTATTTAATGAAATTACAAAAGATGCTATAAAAGAATCTTTCAAGCATCCACGCTCAATCAATATGGATTTAGTTGATGCCCAACAAGCAAGACGTGTATTAGACCGATTGGTTGGTTATAAAATAAGCCCGATTCTTTGGAAAAAAGTAAAAAAAGGGTTAAGTGCAGGGAGAGTTCAATCTGTAGCTGTACGTTTAATTATTGATCGGGAAAATGAAATTAAAGAATTTGTACCAGAAGAATATTGGTCAATTGAAGGTCAATTTTTAAAAGGTCAAAAAGAATTTGATGCTTCTTTCTATGGAATAAATGGAGAAAAGCAAGATCTTAAGAATGAATCAGAAGTAAAGGCTGTTTTGAGTAACATTAAAGAAAATAAATTTAAAGTGGAAAAGGTGACGAAAAAGGAAAGAAAAAGAAATCCAGCCGTACCTTTTACAACTTCCACTCTTCAACAAGAGGCAGCGCGTAAGCTGAATTTTAGAGCAAAGAAAACGATGATGATTGCTCAGCAATTATACGAAGGTATCGATTTAGGTAAAGAAGGCACTGTTGGATTAATTACCTATATGAGAACGGATTCTACCAGAATATCAGAAACGGCCCAGACTGAAGCAACTGGTTACATTACTGAAAAATATGGTGAAGAGTTTATTGGCACACAAGCAAAAACAGCGAAGAAAAACAGTAATGCTCAAGATGCCCATGAAGCAATTCGTCCAACATCAGCCTTACGTGATCCAGCATCAATAAAAGAATTTCTGAGCAGAGATCAGTTAAGATTATATAAACTGATTTGGGAAAGATTTGTTTCTAGTCAAATGGCACCAGCTGTATTAGACACAATGAGTGTTGACCTTGTAAATAACGGTGTCATGTTTAGAGCTACAGGTTCTAAAGTTAAGTTTCCTGGATTTATGAAAGTATATGTTGAAGGAAACGACGATCAAATTGAGGAAAAAGATAGATTACTCCCGGATTTAAAAGAAGGCGATGAAGTCTATTCAAAGGATATCGAACCAGCGCAGCATTTTACACAGCCGCCACCACGGTACACGGAGGCTCGTCTTGTAAAAACGTTGGAGGAACTAGGAATAGGTCGACCATCGACTTATGCACCTACACTAGATACGATACAAAAGCGCGGATATGTTTCACTCGATAATAAACGTTTTATCCCTACTGAGTTGGGTGAAATCGTTTTAGAACTGATCAGAGAGTTCTTCCCAGAAATAATCAATGTTGAATTTACAGCAAATATGGAAAATAGCCTTGATGAAGTTGAGGATGGCCATATTCAGTGGATTCAAATTATTGACAATTTTTATAAGGATTTTTCTCCAAGACTTGAAAAAGCAGAAAATGAGATGGAGAAAATTGAAATTAAAGATGAACCAGCTGGTGTTGATTGTGAAGAATGTGGTCATCATATGGTTTATAAAATGGGTAGATATGGAAAATTTATGGCTTGCTCAAATTTCCCGGATTGCAGAAATACGAAGCCAATTGTAAAAGATATTGGGGTAAAATGTCCAAGTTGTGATGAAGGAACAATTGTTGAACGAAAGTCAAAAAAACGCCGCATTTTTTATGGCTGTGATCAATATCCTGAATGTGAGTTTTTATCCTGGGACAAACCAATAGCAAGAAGTTGTCCAAAATGTAATCATATGTTGGTTGAGAAAAAGCTTAAAAAAGGTGTTCAAGTTCAATGTATGGAATGCGATTATAAAGAGGAACAACAAAAGTAG